In the Leptolyngbya sp. SIO1E4 genome, one interval contains:
- a CDS encoding DUF5615 family PIN-like protein, which yields MPRSLTPQIAALGFAVQDVRDIGLRGHPDSEVMEVAISADAIIITRDRGFADPRGWPKTFTAGVIFVNLPDYTPASTVNAKILDLLANRIPNSLLGSLTTVEPRRALSRLMRRRL from the coding sequence ATGCCTCGTTCGCTTACGCCTCAGATCGCAGCATTGGGGTTTGCTGTGCAAGATGTGCGAGATATTGGCTTACGTGGACATCCAGACTCCGAGGTTATGGAAGTTGCGATCTCAGCAGATGCGATCATCATTACGCGCGATCGCGGTTTTGCAGATCCTCGCGGTTGGCCCAAAACCTTTACGGCTGGAGTAATCTTTGTCAATTTGCCTGACTATACGCCCGCCAGTACTGTCAATGCCAAAATTCTGGATCTGTTAGCTAATCGCATTCCCAATTCTTTGCTGGGCTCTCTGACAACTGTAGAACCTCGACGTGCCCTCTCTCGGCTCATGCGACGTAGGTTGTAG
- a CDS encoding DUF433 domain-containing protein: MEIAPHINIDPDIHHGAPTVTGTRMPVFIIIGSLAGGMSKEDVIQEYELTKTQVEAALAYAADLVKQTQVTALGA, from the coding sequence ATGGAAATCGCCCCTCACATCAACATTGATCCTGACATCCATCACGGTGCGCCCACCGTCACCGGAACCCGTATGCCCGTTTTTATTATCATTGGCTCCCTAGCTGGAGGCATGAGTAAAGAAGACGTGATACAAGAATACGAACTCACCAAAACTCAGGTTGAAGCTGCCCTGGCTTACGCGGCAGATTTGGTCAAACAAACCCAGGTCACCGCCTTGGGAGCCTAA
- a CDS encoding SUMF1/EgtB/PvdO family nonheme iron enzyme codes for MAGDPLEVFISYSRKDEGLKDELARHLKILRREGKINTWQDRDIEAGTEWAGEIKARLEKAQIILLLVTSNFLASDYCYETEMQRAVQRHHAGTARVIPIILKPCSWKYSDFKGLQALPKDGKPVTSWRDREEALFDIEIGIRQVVESIHAEQRDREQEAARQQVIQQQQQAEAARRERERQAEQKRQKEQAAAEQLRRQRGAEALLRQQQLEQLETARREQKQEQSTIDQWHQTQGEVETAQQAKLPNLQKNSFQIATITGIQPSRFWGLVGKQANISRQPGEVTQFDEVLDDGLTLAMVKIPGGQFWMGSPDDEEERQFDEEPQHSVTIQSFWMGKYVVTQAQWAQVAAYPKVRTDLEPFPAYFKGPNRPVERVSWEQAVEFCQRLSQKTGRTYRLPSEAQWEYACRAGMNTPFHFGPTITTDLANYRGTDWEYEGTTYLGSYGDGPYGVFREQTTEVGRFPPNIFGLYDMHGNVWEWCQDVWHSDYKGAPTDDFAWAEGGDQERRVVRGGSWDDNPGDCRSATRYWGAPVNGNDVTGFRVVCGVA; via the coding sequence ATGGCAGGCGATCCTTTAGAGGTTTTTATCTCCTACTCTCGCAAGGATGAAGGGCTCAAGGATGAGTTAGCACGTCATCTCAAAATTTTGCGACGGGAGGGCAAAATCAACACCTGGCAAGATCGCGACATTGAAGCCGGGACAGAATGGGCTGGGGAAATCAAGGCACGGCTAGAAAAGGCGCAGATTATTTTGCTGTTGGTGACGAGCAATTTTCTGGCGTCTGACTATTGCTATGAAACTGAGATGCAGCGGGCTGTGCAGCGTCACCATGCAGGCACTGCCAGGGTGATTCCGATTATCTTGAAGCCCTGTAGCTGGAAGTACAGCGACTTTAAAGGGCTGCAGGCACTCCCTAAAGACGGAAAACCGGTGACCAGTTGGAGAGATCGAGAAGAAGCCTTGTTTGATATTGAAATCGGCATCCGTCAGGTGGTTGAGTCGATTCATGCCGAACAGCGAGATCGAGAACAGGAAGCCGCGAGGCAGCAGGTAATTCAACAGCAGCAACAGGCAGAAGCTGCGAGGCGAGAGCGGGAACGGCAAGCTGAACAAAAGCGGCAAAAAGAGCAGGCAGCAGCAGAGCAACTGCGCCGACAACGAGGAGCCGAAGCGCTGCTGCGCCAACAGCAGCTAGAACAGCTCGAAACAGCGCGGCGAGAGCAAAAACAGGAGCAGTCAACCATAGACCAATGGCACCAAACACAGGGTGAGGTAGAAACTGCTCAGCAAGCTAAATTGCCTAATCTCCAAAAAAATTCATTTCAAATAGCCACGATTACTGGCATACAGCCAAGTAGATTTTGGGGTTTGGTAGGAAAACAAGCAAATATTAGCAGGCAGCCTGGAGAAGTCACGCAATTTGACGAGGTGCTTGACGATGGTCTCACCTTAGCAATGGTCAAAATTCCAGGGGGACAATTTTGGATGGGCTCGCCCGACGATGAGGAAGAGCGTCAATTTGATGAGGAACCGCAGCATTCTGTAACTATCCAGTCTTTTTGGATGGGGAAATATGTGGTTACTCAGGCTCAATGGGCTCAGGTCGCTGCTTACCCCAAAGTTAGGACTGACTTAGAGCCTTTTCCGGCCTATTTCAAAGGCCCGAACCGCCCAGTGGAGCGGGTAAGTTGGGAGCAAGCAGTGGAGTTTTGTCAACGGCTATCCCAGAAGACAGGACGCACTTATCGCCTTCCTAGTGAAGCCCAATGGGAATATGCCTGTCGGGCTGGAATGAATACCCCGTTTCATTTTGGCCCCACCATCACAACTGATTTAGCCAATTATCGGGGAACTGATTGGGAGTACGAAGGAACAACCTACCTGGGTAGTTATGGAGACGGACCTTATGGAGTTTTTCGAGAACAGACGACGGAGGTGGGACGTTTCCCGCCCAATATCTTTGGCTTGTATGACATGCATGGCAACGTATGGGAGTGGTGTCAGGATGTGTGGCACAGCGATTATAAGGGAGCGCCCACCGATGACTTTGCTTGGGCAGAAGGCGGTGATCAAGAACGGAGAGTTGTGCGGGGCGGTTCCTGGGACGACAATCCTGGGGACTGCCGGTCGGCGACCCGCTACTGGGGCGCGCCCGTCAACGGGAACGACGTCACCGGTTTTCGGGTCGTGTGCGGCGTTGCGTGA